In Papaver somniferum cultivar HN1 chromosome 1, ASM357369v1, whole genome shotgun sequence, a genomic segment contains:
- the LOC113357458 gene encoding protein DMR6-LIKE OXYGENASE 2-like, producing MNFFDLSLEEKSVYEGENASDPCILDPIICGTNFNPASRSVSFWRDYLRVLVHPVFNSPVKPEALSEGLREYSKRSREIMKELIRAIMEGLELEEENIEESLELNSGVQKFSANLYPPCPRPELAIGLPPHADRGLLTLLIQNDVGGLHIKNKGKWVAVNAIPNSIMVNIGDHMEILRNGKYKAVLHRAVVNNKETRISLVMTNGPSTETYVT from the exons ATGAATTTCTTCGACTTAAGTCTGGAAGAAAAGTCGGTTTACGAGGGAGAGAATGCGTCAGACCCTTGCATTTTGGACCCAATTATTTGCGGAACCAATTTTAACCCTGCCTCTAGGAGTGTCTCCTTTTGGAGGGATTATCTTAGAGTTTTAGTGCATCCAGTGTTTAATTCCCCTGTTAAACCCGAGGCTTTGAG TGAGGGTTTAAGGGAGTACAGTAAAAGATCAAGAGAAATAATGAAAGAACTTATTAGAGCAATAATGGAGGGACTTGAATTAGAGGAAGAAAACATCGAAGAGTCCCTTGAACTAAATTCTGGTGTTCAAAAGTTTTCTGCAAATCTCTACCCTCCTTGCCCACGGCCTGAACTAGCAATAGGTTTGCCCCCACATGCTGATCGCGGTCTCTTAACCCTACTCATACAGAATGACGTTGGTGGATTGCATATTAAGAACAAGGGAAAATGGGTTGCGGTGAATGCAATTCCGAACTCTATCATGGTTAACATTGGTGATCATATGGAG ATACTGAGAAACGGGAAGTATAAAGCCGTGCTTCATCGAGCCGTAGTGAACAACAAGGAAACAAGAATATCGTTGGTTATGACAAATGGACCATCAACTGAAACTTACGTAACTTAA